TTTATATTTTTTCTTCTCAATCACATTGTGTATTACTAGAGGAATCTAACATTGGTTTTGGATTGTTATTTATTGTCAATTGCCGCTCAAACCCAAACCAAGAAAGATTTTGAAAGCGTTGCTTTGCAACGCTTTCAAAATCTTTCTTGGTTTGGGTTTGAGCGTAAATTACTGTAATTTGTGATTTAGTTCGCTACTAAGGTAATTTAGCTGCATAAAGAAATGGGGCTTTTAGCTTCAGGATATCTTAACAAAATATTTATAGACAATTGTGACTGCTCTAATTCAGTAATTCTCGTTATGAAGCTGATTTTAGCGTTTCCAGCGCCCTCTTTGCTGGAAACGCTAAAATCGTTATTTTTGAAAGTCCGCCAACGGCGGACTTTCAAAAATAACGATTTTTATAATGGAAATTGCTAGTTTGAAATCAACCTCAGTTTGGCTTAATTTCAAACTAGCTCCTAGAAAGGGTTAGTGGCGAGAACCCTCTCTAGGAGGCATAGGAGCCAAAACAGTAACAGCCTTGCTTCGCAAGGCTGTTTTCGATATCGCCATTTACGTTAATTTAGTTTCTTACTCCAACCCCAAATTCACGTTTATTTATATAGCTGTAGCAATCCTAAATAGGTTGTGAGAGTGCGCCCCGAAGGGGCGCACTCTCACAACACTCAAAATCTTACAACTCATTTAGGAGCGCTATATAGCCATTCTTGTTAGGACTTAAAAACCAAATAGTGTGAGGCGGCGCTTTGCGCCGCCTTCATTTTTTACGAAGACATCAAAAAAGGCTCTTGCTAAGCAAGAGCCTTTTTTATTAGGTTAATGGAATCGGGCAGAGTCGAACTGCCGTCCGCACTAGCGCCTAACCTCCCAGTCATTCACAGGTTTATCCAATCTAATCCTCTTGGAGGGAACTGCTATTTATCTCTAGCAATGGGAGATGCACTGATAAAGTCTTAAGCGAAAAGCCTATCAGAGAAAGCTAATCACAGCATCCGTTGAGGGGTTGAGTGGTGCATTTAACGGAGTCATACAACACTCCTCGAAACCGAAAAGTTTGGTTCTTAGGCTGCTACTGGAGCTGCTTTACGAGAGAAAGATACAATGTTGTTCGCATGTACTTGTTTGAGCAATTGATTTACGAGAGATCGCTCACTCTCGACCTGCATCAAGGGATAGCTTCTACTAACACGTCGAAACCCTTACGATCCCTTATGATCTAAATATAGCACATTAAGCAAAAATGTATGATGGTTTGCAGCAAGTCTCATTATGAAACCGACGTTAGTATTTCCAAGCCCACAGGATCTATCGCTATAGTCAGTCTTGTTAGGACATAAAACCCAAATAGTGAGAAGTGGCACTTCTCACTATTTGGGTTTTGATTTGTCCTGATACAGGTGGCTATAGCTATAGAAATACTAACGTCGGTTTGTAAAAAGTGCAAAGCTCCGTAAAAACTAAACCCATCAAGGTTTTTAAAAACTAAAAAGGTCATAATAGCCCTTTTTAGTTTTAGTATTAGGCGATCGCTAATTCATAGGTTGAACTCCACTAAATTACTGGACTTTAAAGAAAGGGTAACAAAGTGTCTATTGCAAGCACAGAGATGGAATACATATCATCCAAGGAACTTAAAGAGTTGCATGGTTTAACCGATCACACGATCAAAAAGTTTTTAGGTGAATGTGACAAGACGGAGAAAAATCCAAAAAGCAAGAGTACAACTCTGCTCAAGCTCTATCGCATTGATCGAGTTAATGCAGTTTTAGACGATCCATCATTCGTTGAATGGCAAAGCAAGAAACAATCATCAACCACTAAACGCAAACAATCGATTGTCAATGTCGAGGCTGTGCAAAATATTGATGTGGTTGTACCTGCTAAATCTACCACTATTGTTGAGTCTGTCGTTAAGGCAGATGCCTTTGATTTTGAGCAAGGATTATCGCTGTTACAGACTGCGGATTGGGTTGATTTTCAATGGGAACATTTTCGAGAGGAAGATGATGATAAATTCTCAGAAGAGCAACAATTACATGCGGTGACGACGGTTAAAAAAATGTTGGTGGCTTGCTATTGGTTTGAGCCTAAAGATTTTTTCAAGGCTTTTAGTCAATATGGTAAGGGTGGCAAAGACAGTTCAGATGCAGTCAATGAATATAAATCAAGTATTTTGAAGGATGGATGGCGGGGAATTCCCTTGGTGAGTCTGATGATTAGCGATCGCCAAGATTCAACAAAAATGATGCTGGATTCTGGACATCACCGATGGACTGCGCTTAAGGAATTATGGGAAGCAGGAGAAATACCTAGCGATTTTAAAATTCCTGTTTTTGATTTAAAGAAATTGCGTCCAATTGTAAGGGATCAATACAATCCAAGCCTAGAATTTGCGCTGCGCTATGCAGTTACAGGTGGCTCATTGGGGCATGATTTTGCTCTGAGAGTAATCGCAAAAAACTGGTTTACAAGACTTTGTACTGGGGTTGATTGCTCCTATTGAGTATGCTCTCAAAATATTATAGTAACGCAAGAGATAGATAGGGCAAATCAAAACGAAAAATATGAGTGGCGGCGCAAAGCGCCGCCACTCATATTTTTCGTTTTATGTCCTCAGCAAAACTTACATTGCTATACATTGCTTTTCGCTCAAACCCATAACAAGAGAGCTTATAAGACCAAAACACAGAATGGCATAGCCATTGCTTAATTTGACGTGAGTTCGATATAGCCATTAGCGTCGTGCGAAGCACGACGCTAATGGCAAAAAATGGTAAGAATCGCTTAGCGATTCTTACCATTTTTTGCTTTTGTCGAACTGACGTTAATTTGGTATTACAGACTTTCTTGGTGGGGAATTATGCTAAACGTTGATACCGCATTCCGGGACATGGGGCGATCGCACCTATCAGTTCTAAATGGGTTAAAGCACCCAATACCTCGCCCGAAGGCGACTTTGTTTGTTCGACAATCCAATCTAGACCCACGGGATCGCCAAAACCGATCGCTTGGAGAATATTTTGTTGTAATAGGGGAAGTTCAGAAATAGCGATCGCAGGGGCAGGTTTATCTAAATTTGGCAACATACCCAAAGCTTCCAATAACTCATCTATGCCTAAAATCGCCTGTGCGCCTTTACCCAATAATTTCAAGCAACCCTTGGCTTCGCTAACTTCAAGGGAATTCGGCAAGGCATAGACATCGCGTCCATATTCATTGGCTTGATAGGCGGTGATTAAGGCTCCTGATCGCTCAGGTGCTTCCATTACTAAAGTAACTCGGCTCAATCCTGCGATAATCCGATTACGGGCTGGGAAATGAGTTTTATCGGGCGGAGTACCTTGGGGATATTCGCTCACTACTAGCCCTGAAGCGACGATTTGTTCGTAAAGAGATTTATGTTTGTAGGGATAAATGCGATCAACGCCCGTCCCAACTACTGCCAATGTTTGACCACTAACTTCCAAACAAGCTTTGTGGGCTTCGCCATCGATACCTTCAGCCATGCCAGAAATAATTGTAAAGCCACGACTCGCTAAGGCTGAGACTAATTTCTTTGTCCAGCGCTTTCCATAGGGTGTGGCGTTGCGCGTTCCCACGATCGCCACTGTATTGCGTTCATTCCACTGGATAAGATGTCC
This genomic stretch from Pseudanabaena galeata CCNP1313 harbors:
- the dprA gene encoding DNA-processing protein DprA, encoding MSLSPNSERAYWLAWSQIRGIGPVLIKRLYQAFGSMSEAWQALPSDLQVVEGIGGQTLETIRQAQREVEPLSLLAIHEHNNLNFWTPSDREYPQLLWEIPDPPPILYYHGHLIQWNERNTVAIVGTRNATPYGKRWTKKLVSALASRGFTIISGMAEGIDGEAHKACLEVSGQTLAVVGTGVDRIYPYKHKSLYEQIVASGLVVSEYPQGTPPDKTHFPARNRIIAGLSRVTLVMEAPERSGALITAYQANEYGRDVYALPNSLEVSEAKGCLKLLGKGAQAILGIDELLEALGMLPNLDKPAPAIAISELPLLQQNILQAIGFGDPVGLDWIVEQTKSPSGEVLGALTHLELIGAIAPCPGMRYQRLA